The Edaphobacter sp. 12200R-103 genome contains a region encoding:
- a CDS encoding putative Ig domain-containing protein: MTLTAAVAGTKNESTVSITVNPAPTISGTPPIGTVGNAYTATLIAAGGTAPLKWSIASGSLPAGLTFDMTTGTISGTPTSVGTSSFVVRITDSSDIPYAVTAPETIVISTGQGGGQSGPLTVIGGNPPAGTVGSAYATSLQATGGTAPYSWSITSGALPTGLTLASSSGVIAGTPTTQGASSFTAQAQDASGTQASAPFSITINAAIPPLTLTLTNLPGATVGVPYTETIGATGGTAPYTCMITAGTLPAGLTLNGCVVSGTPTTPGTSTITVKVTDSSNPAETVTGPVTLTVSPAALTLTLSSLPNATVGTPYTSTIGVAGGTAPYSCAITAGALPAGLTLTGCVVSGTPTVAGTANLTVKATDSSNPVATTTGPVSLTVLPAPLTLTLSSLPDATVGTPYTSTIGVAGGTAPYTCMITGGTLPAGLTLTGCVVSGTPTVAGTAHLTVKATDSSNPVATTTGTVSLTVLPATVTLTLTSPPDGTVGTPYTGTIGVSGGTGPYACTITAGTLPAGLTLSGCVVSGTPTTAGTSNLTVKATDSSSPVATTTGPVSLTVAAAAPTLTLTSPPDATVGTPYTGTIGVTGGTGPYVCTITAGTLPAGLTISNCAISGTPTSAGTSNLTVKATDSSSPVETTTGPVTLKVLPVGTLSLTGSLPNATLGQAYSQTLHATGGVAPYTYSITAGGLPAGLNLASTGEITGTPTAAGASSFTVTVTDTESTPQTATNAYVLLVVYPTTPNDPELTGPYAYLFQGYDDVLAGVLAYKTATVGSFTADGTGVLNSGELDSNHQTSNPSGTTISTNTFLGTYQIGTDHRGSLTITTLNADGTTDKTSTYAIALKAPVAPSTISVKGDLIEFDNNSLQGTKGSGTLLAQQPTDFAAGLNGSYAFGLHGDTPCLPTCTIGVIAGPAAAVGQFTTNGAGAISSGTSDANIATANFASEALSGSYGTADGNGRLQLTMNTAGTPVGVYPSDYAVYLVDANHAFILSTDKHSDYILLAGSAQLQTQSSFSNASMSGPIIGYENAQANPGLLGTTLQDVLNFSTSTVFRATANAGTCNTTNVDVAGVTGLVNQITGLGGLLPTNIVQALLGTYQSTGNSTCTVGTSGRGVLNYPPPTGLIATLLATLGLDNPPAPRVFYLAAPGQGYFLETGYAGLGNFEPQIGAPFSAATFDGSFVYGTAPASSLASINSSGIITANGAGQATSILDLNVGVGTINLLQLGVTNTSNYTLTDATAGRFTMGTSVIYAINPDRFVLLDTNPLTTSPSVVLLY, encoded by the coding sequence TTGACGCTGACCGCAGCGGTTGCTGGGACGAAGAATGAGAGTACGGTAAGCATTACGGTCAATCCCGCTCCCACCATTTCTGGTACGCCTCCCATTGGAACAGTTGGGAATGCTTATACTGCCACGCTGATTGCTGCTGGCGGAACGGCTCCGTTGAAGTGGAGCATCGCGAGTGGCTCACTTCCGGCGGGCCTTACCTTCGACATGACGACCGGCACCATCTCCGGAACACCTACGAGCGTAGGCACTTCCAGCTTTGTTGTGCGAATTACTGATTCGAGCGATATTCCATATGCCGTTACCGCGCCAGAAACCATTGTGATCTCTACGGGGCAAGGCGGTGGACAATCAGGACCGCTGACTGTCATTGGAGGCAATCCGCCTGCGGGAACCGTCGGCTCAGCGTATGCGACCTCACTTCAGGCTACAGGCGGAACAGCACCTTATTCATGGAGCATCACCTCCGGTGCGCTTCCTACAGGTCTTACGCTGGCATCCTCCTCTGGTGTGATTGCAGGAACGCCAACTACTCAGGGAGCATCTTCCTTTACGGCCCAGGCACAGGATGCTTCCGGCACCCAGGCAAGCGCTCCCTTCAGCATCACGATCAATGCGGCTATCCCACCTCTTACACTCACCTTGACGAATTTGCCTGGTGCAACGGTAGGGGTTCCTTACACCGAAACCATTGGAGCCACAGGTGGAACGGCACCCTATACTTGCATGATTACAGCGGGCACGCTTCCCGCAGGACTTACTCTGAATGGATGCGTGGTCAGTGGAACACCGACCACTCCGGGAACATCTACTATTACTGTCAAAGTAACTGATTCCAGCAACCCTGCTGAGACAGTCACTGGGCCGGTTACACTCACCGTCTCACCCGCGGCTTTGACGCTTACCCTTTCGTCCCTTCCGAATGCGACCGTGGGAACGCCCTACACCAGCACGATCGGCGTGGCCGGAGGAACAGCGCCCTACTCCTGCGCGATCACCGCTGGCGCGCTTCCAGCCGGACTAACACTGACCGGCTGCGTGGTGAGCGGTACGCCCACAGTCGCAGGGACAGCCAACCTCACGGTGAAAGCAACCGACTCAAGCAATCCTGTTGCAACTACGACTGGTCCGGTCAGCCTGACAGTCCTACCAGCCCCTTTGACGCTCACTTTGTCGTCTCTTCCGGATGCGACCGTAGGCACGCCGTACACCAGCACCATCGGGGTAGCGGGAGGTACGGCACCTTACACCTGCATGATTACAGGAGGCACGCTTCCAGCCGGACTGACGCTGACTGGCTGCGTGGTGAGCGGTACGCCTACAGTCGCAGGAACGGCCCACCTTACCGTGAAGGCCACTGACTCAAGCAATCCTGTCGCAACTACGACTGGGACGGTAAGCCTCACTGTCTTACCTGCAACGGTCACCCTTACTCTCACTTCGCCGCCAGATGGGACTGTTGGAACGCCCTACACCGGAACGATTGGCGTCAGTGGCGGAACAGGACCGTACGCTTGCACGATCACGGCCGGCACTCTTCCGGCGGGACTCACCCTGTCGGGATGTGTTGTCAGCGGAACGCCGACAACAGCGGGAACCTCGAATCTCACGGTCAAAGCGACTGACTCCAGTAGTCCTGTCGCAACCACCACTGGCCCGGTCAGCCTCACCGTCGCTGCTGCTGCTCCCACCCTGACCCTTACTTCTCCTCCAGACGCAACGGTCGGAACTCCCTACACCGGCACCATCGGTGTTACGGGTGGAACGGGGCCTTACGTCTGCACCATCACAGCGGGGACTTTGCCTGCAGGGTTGACGATTTCCAACTGTGCGATCAGCGGAACACCAACAAGCGCGGGAACATCTAACCTAACCGTGAAGGCGACTGACTCAAGCAGTCCAGTCGAAACAACGACTGGCCCGGTCACCCTCAAGGTCCTGCCTGTCGGAACTCTCAGCCTTACGGGATCTCTTCCGAATGCAACGCTGGGTCAGGCCTATAGTCAGACTCTCCATGCCACTGGAGGAGTAGCGCCTTATACCTACAGCATTACTGCAGGCGGCCTGCCCGCAGGACTGAACCTTGCATCTACAGGAGAGATCACCGGCACGCCAACGGCAGCAGGAGCAAGTAGCTTCACGGTAACAGTCACAGACACCGAATCGACACCGCAGACTGCAACCAATGCGTATGTCTTACTTGTGGTGTATCCGACAACCCCGAATGATCCTGAGTTGACTGGACCATACGCCTATCTTTTCCAGGGTTATGACGATGTGCTTGCCGGTGTTCTTGCTTACAAAACGGCGACAGTCGGTAGTTTCACTGCAGACGGCACGGGAGTATTGAATAGCGGAGAGTTGGACTCAAACCATCAGACGTCTAATCCTTCAGGGACAACCATCAGCACGAATACATTCCTCGGAACCTACCAAATAGGGACCGATCATCGCGGCTCGTTGACGATTACTACCCTGAACGCCGACGGTACGACGGATAAAACTTCCACCTATGCCATTGCTCTCAAGGCTCCTGTGGCGCCTTCGACTATCTCTGTCAAAGGAGACCTAATCGAGTTCGACAACAATTCGCTGCAGGGAACGAAAGGCTCCGGCACATTGCTTGCGCAGCAACCTACGGATTTTGCCGCTGGGTTGAACGGCAGCTATGCATTCGGGCTTCACGGCGATACGCCTTGCCTGCCTACATGCACGATTGGCGTCATTGCAGGACCGGCTGCCGCTGTGGGACAGTTCACAACGAATGGAGCAGGAGCCATCAGCAGTGGAACAAGCGATGCCAATATCGCTACGGCGAACTTCGCAAGCGAAGCTTTGTCGGGTAGCTACGGAACTGCTGATGGTAATGGCCGTCTGCAACTGACGATGAACACGGCTGGCACTCCTGTCGGGGTTTATCCGTCAGACTATGCGGTCTATCTCGTCGATGCGAACCATGCATTTATATTGTCCACGGACAAACACTCGGACTATATCCTGCTTGCTGGCTCTGCTCAATTGCAGACGCAAAGCAGCTTTAGCAATGCCTCAATGAGTGGGCCGATCATCGGGTACGAGAATGCACAGGCGAATCCAGGACTCCTGGGCACAACGCTTCAGGATGTGCTGAACTTCTCGACATCAACCGTCTTCCGCGCCACCGCCAATGCAGGAACCTGCAACACCACAAATGTGGATGTTGCAGGCGTAACTGGACTCGTCAATCAGATCACCGGACTCGGTGGGTTACTGCCCACAAATATAGTGCAGGCGCTATTAGGAACTTACCAATCTACTGGTAACTCTACTTGCACTGTTGGAACCAGCGGTCGCGGCGTACTCAATTATCCACCACCGACTGGTTTGATAGCCACGCTTCTGGCGACGCTTGGTTTGGACAATCCACCGGCACCACGTGTGTTTTATCTAGCCGCTCCCGGCCAGGGCTATTTCCTAGAGACTGGCTACGCTGGGCTCGGCAACTTCGAACCTCAGATCGGAGCACCATTCAGCGCTGCAACCTTCGATGGGAGCTTTGTTTATGGAACCGCTCCTGCCAGTTCTCTGGCGAGCATCAATAGTTCTGGCATCATCACGGCGAACGGAGCAGGGCAGGCAACTTCTATCCTTGATCTGAACGTCGGCGTCGGAACTATCAACCTGCTCCAACTTGGCGTAACGAACACCTCTAACTACACCCTGACGGATGCGACTGCTGGCCGCTTCACTATGGGCACATCGGTTATTTACGCGATCAATCCCGATCGATTCGTTCTACTCGATACGAATCCGTTGACGACTTCGCCATCCGTTGTGTTGCTCTACTAG
- a CDS encoding OmpA family protein: MKVALILVTVGVSAAIAQQRQSDPALIAPRFDLSLGYNNIRANAPPGGCDCFDMNGGYVSAGFHVKNWLSIAGEFTGGHANNISLLGQNLTLMTFMVGPRVARNGHRLVPFGQVLFGGAHGSNSYFPTSTSSTSSASSWALSSGGGLDVNLTHRFAIRALEVQYLRTALPNGTNDAQNHFMIGAGLVIKFGGRYAPPPPAPIVAQRSNELSFTCSTNVANIDQGQVLEIIGNTMTEPDKLDVNYSWSSSGGTVQGSGRRVTINTTGIAPGDYRVTGHASLVSSPSTTAECEAAFRVNQPIPTVAATAPSQSDNADDKIFHENVQDALFDYDKYEIRPDAQIAIDHAAQYLKAHPEIRVLIGGYSDERGSAEYNLALGEKRANAARKALIADGIDADRLQIISYGKEAQVCTAENETCWQQNRRAAFSLHR; encoded by the coding sequence ATGAAGGTAGCTCTCATTCTCGTAACGGTTGGAGTCTCTGCTGCGATAGCGCAGCAGAGACAGTCCGACCCTGCCTTGATCGCTCCGCGATTCGATCTCTCACTTGGCTACAACAACATCAGGGCGAATGCGCCTCCAGGCGGCTGTGATTGCTTTGATATGAATGGAGGGTACGTCTCTGCAGGATTTCATGTGAAGAACTGGCTCAGCATTGCCGGAGAGTTCACAGGTGGCCATGCAAACAATATCAGCTTGCTCGGCCAGAATCTCACCCTGATGACCTTCATGGTCGGACCAAGAGTCGCGCGCAACGGCCATCGTCTGGTGCCCTTTGGTCAGGTGCTCTTCGGCGGAGCACACGGAAGTAATTCTTATTTTCCGACATCCACATCAAGCACCTCCAGTGCATCTAGTTGGGCGCTCTCCAGTGGGGGAGGACTCGATGTGAACCTCACCCACCGCTTCGCCATTCGCGCGCTTGAAGTTCAATATCTCAGGACTGCTCTGCCGAACGGAACAAATGACGCTCAAAACCATTTTATGATCGGCGCCGGGCTCGTCATTAAATTTGGAGGCCGTTATGCGCCACCCCCACCGGCTCCCATTGTCGCCCAGCGCTCAAACGAACTTTCGTTCACCTGTAGCACCAATGTGGCCAACATCGATCAGGGACAGGTCTTAGAGATCATTGGCAACACCATGACCGAACCGGACAAACTCGACGTCAACTATTCCTGGTCTTCGAGTGGAGGAACAGTTCAAGGATCTGGACGGCGTGTAACCATCAATACAACGGGCATAGCTCCCGGCGATTATCGTGTGACTGGCCATGCGTCGCTGGTTTCAAGCCCCTCGACAACAGCAGAATGTGAGGCCGCATTCCGCGTCAATCAGCCTATCCCGACAGTAGCTGCGACTGCTCCAAGCCAGTCTGACAATGCTGATGACAAAATCTTCCATGAGAACGTGCAAGATGCTCTCTTTGATTATGACAAGTACGAGATTAGACCTGACGCCCAGATAGCGATCGATCATGCGGCGCAGTATCTAAAAGCGCATCCCGAAATACGTGTGCTTATTGGCGGATATTCAGATGAACGCGGTTCTGCTGAGTACAATCTAGCGCTTGGTGAAAAACGCGCGAATGCTGCCCGTAAGGCTCTTATTGCGGATGGTATCGATGCGGACCGGCTACAGATCATTAGCTATGGAAAAGAAGCTCAGGTATGCACCGCCGAAAACGAGACCTGCTGGCAGCAGAACCGCCGTGCAGCCTTCTCGCTTCATCGCTAG
- a CDS encoding FtsX-like permease family protein → MKAIQQQVSMVNPNVPLASSETLGYLYTQSMARTTFTLVMLCVSGGIALLLGIVGIYGVMAYSVPQRTREIGIRMALGAQRGVVVGAFVRQGMLLTILGIAIGLVTAFATMRFMSALLYGVSAEDPITYITITCAVVIAALLACYLPSRRAAAVDPALALRSE, encoded by the coding sequence ATGAAAGCTATTCAGCAACAAGTATCAATGGTGAACCCCAATGTACCTTTGGCGAGTAGTGAAACCCTGGGTTACCTCTACACGCAATCAATGGCGCGAACAACGTTTACACTTGTGATGCTTTGCGTCTCAGGAGGAATAGCGCTCCTTCTTGGCATTGTCGGGATCTACGGTGTCATGGCGTATTCCGTACCCCAGCGCACGCGCGAAATCGGGATTCGGATGGCGCTCGGAGCACAGCGTGGAGTTGTAGTGGGCGCGTTTGTACGACAAGGCATGTTGCTAACCATTTTGGGAATCGCAATCGGCTTGGTGACTGCGTTTGCAACGATGCGTTTCATGTCCGCGCTTCTCTATGGCGTCAGTGCTGAGGACCCGATTACTTACATCACGATAACGTGTGCTGTGGTCATAGCCGCTCTGCTTGCATGCTATTTGCCATCACGCCGGGCAGCAGCAGTTGATCCTGCGCTCGCCCTGCGGTCGGAATAG
- a CDS encoding nucleotidyl transferase AbiEii/AbiGii toxin family protein: MPGSKEWSVAFTGLLNTVRVHMQIDIGFGDVVTPGPERFIYPTLLDFPAPILSGYSLETVMAEKLQAHVQLRILNTRMKDYFDLWLLSQQPELNRETLATAIERTFSNRKIEIDKTLLDFPLNLATIRPSRCNEGFSETLRTYRGTR; the protein is encoded by the coding sequence ATGCCAGGCTCGAAAGAATGGAGCGTGGCCTTTACAGGATTGCTGAATACAGTGCGTGTCCACATGCAGATCGACATTGGATTTGGGGACGTAGTGACGCCGGGGCCAGAACGATTCATCTATCCGACCCTCCTCGATTTTCCGGCACCGATTCTTTCAGGCTATAGCCTGGAGACTGTGATGGCGGAAAAACTCCAGGCGCACGTGCAACTGCGAATATTGAATACTCGAATGAAGGACTACTTTGATCTTTGGCTGCTCTCACAACAACCGGAATTGAATCGAGAGACGCTTGCCACGGCAATTGAACGAACCTTCAGTAATCGCAAGATTGAGATCGACAAAACGCTATTGGACTTTCCCCTGAATTTGGCAACGATCCGACCAAGCAGGTGCAATGAGGGCTTTTCTGAAACGCTCCGCACTTACCGAGGTACCAGATAG
- a CDS encoding serine/threonine-protein kinase yields the protein MREVEVINRGGFGVVHKVEIDGQHFAKKTFDPQIQTGTDREKLRRRFVREVKIQSRIKHPNIMPIFRYDLDTTPPWFLMPLASASFEKKIAEDVLSSTIDKSAWQDILAAVEELHRLGYVHRDLKPGNVLKVGDRWVIADFGLVLPTVRDTTRLTGSHTAFGSHYYAAPEQAHDFHNVSDVADIFALGCILHDTICDSPSRVPFAQIHFDGPYAEILGKCTAVDARERFQNVAFFRAALFDLWQTEEASSSEEDDDFTLEAVQSVFF from the coding sequence GTGCGTGAGGTTGAAGTAATTAATCGTGGTGGATTTGGCGTTGTTCACAAGGTAGAGATCGATGGGCAGCATTTCGCGAAAAAAACCTTCGATCCTCAAATTCAGACAGGAACCGATAGAGAAAAACTTAGGCGAAGATTTGTCCGAGAGGTAAAGATTCAATCGCGAATCAAACACCCCAACATCATGCCAATTTTTCGATACGATCTCGACACAACGCCCCCTTGGTTTTTGATGCCTCTTGCCAGTGCATCGTTCGAAAAGAAAATAGCCGAAGATGTTTTAAGTTCGACCATCGATAAATCCGCTTGGCAAGACATTCTTGCAGCAGTCGAGGAGTTGCACCGGCTCGGCTATGTACATCGGGACTTGAAACCTGGAAATGTTCTTAAGGTAGGTGACAGATGGGTCATTGCAGATTTCGGTCTGGTGTTGCCAACAGTCCGGGACACGACCCGACTGACAGGGTCTCACACAGCTTTCGGCAGCCACTACTACGCTGCGCCTGAGCAGGCTCACGATTTCCATAATGTCTCCGATGTTGCGGACATTTTTGCCCTTGGTTGCATCCTCCACGATACGATTTGCGATTCGCCCTCGAGAGTTCCCTTCGCGCAGATTCACTTCGATGGTCCTTATGCGGAAATACTAGGGAAATGCACCGCTGTTGACGCTCGAGAGAGATTCCAGAATGTTGCGTTCTTTAGAGCTGCCCTCTTCGATCTATGGCAGACAGAGGAAGCTTCTTCCTCCGAAGAAGATGATGATTTCACGCTGGAAGCGGTTCAGTCTGTCTTCTTTTGA
- a CDS encoding RNA polymerase sigma factor — MATLAVSPTLLDDLRTAEQHRSPGDFAGMDDAAIMLQLRSGNMAGFDYLVQKYRRPIIHFMYRMVHNQAVAEELAQEVFLRVYRSRETYRAEARFSTWLYRIATNLGVNHARDTRHERNASTIYLDQVDSETGTTPDIADSTPGAEIGLLRRERLKAIREHVLALPERQRMAVLMHKYEGLDYKQIGEVLKLSESATKSLLFRAYQTLRVKLKDFI, encoded by the coding sequence ATGGCGACGCTCGCAGTCAGTCCCACGTTGCTCGACGATCTCCGCACTGCGGAGCAACACCGTTCCCCCGGCGACTTTGCCGGCATGGACGATGCCGCGATCATGCTTCAGCTCCGTTCCGGCAACATGGCTGGCTTCGACTATCTCGTCCAGAAGTATCGCAGGCCCATCATTCACTTTATGTATCGCATGGTTCACAATCAGGCCGTCGCCGAGGAGCTCGCACAGGAGGTTTTTCTTCGCGTCTATCGTTCCCGTGAAACCTACCGGGCCGAAGCCCGCTTCAGCACCTGGCTCTATCGGATTGCCACGAACCTTGGCGTCAACCATGCTCGTGACACCCGCCATGAGCGCAATGCCTCGACCATCTATCTCGACCAGGTGGACTCCGAGACCGGAACGACACCCGACATTGCGGACTCCACTCCCGGCGCCGAAATCGGCCTTCTTCGGCGCGAGCGGCTTAAGGCCATCCGCGAGCATGTACTTGCTCTGCCCGAACGCCAACGCATGGCTGTTCTTATGCATAAGTACGAAGGCCTGGACTACAAACAGATCGGCGAGGTACTCAAGTTGAGCGAATCGGCGACAAAATCACTGCTCTTTCGCGCCTATCAGACTCTGCGCGTCAAGCTGAAAGACTTCATTTAG
- a CDS encoding ABC transporter permease, translating into MSWFKQLLTRRRRYDELSAAIHEHLDEKIDDLMDRGMTREQAQRTARREFGNATRIEERSREVWQWSAIESVWADIKYALRRLCKSPGFTITALLTLALGIGANTGIFTLLDTVLLKSLPVPHPEQLFLVKKNDQAAEKSRFSYPLFARLEQQLPSSSDIAAMSWTNSIYIANGSEPQNRVNGQLVSGNYFQVFETHPALGRLLTRDDDNELSGSPVAVLSYGYWQRSFASDPTAIGRKISINGVPFSIVGVAARGFFGAREGAEPDLWMPLTMQSDIRYAAHYSNGASADISKPWIPQENIQWLQFVVRVKDSSVVPETIAVMNQQYWEDLELQKQSEQSLQQRHDLPKHRLALEPGQQGFATLRREFKQPLFLLMGMAAMVLLIACANIANLLLTRAAANERAVAVQLSMGASRGRLIRQVLTECLLLSTCGGILGIAVAFWCTHVLPKWASTGATSPHW; encoded by the coding sequence ATGAGTTGGTTCAAACAACTGCTTACGCGTCGCCGTCGGTATGACGAATTATCAGCGGCAATCCACGAGCATCTTGACGAAAAGATTGATGACCTGATGGATCGTGGCATGACCCGTGAGCAGGCTCAGAGAACCGCTCGCCGTGAGTTTGGCAATGCGACTCGAATTGAAGAGCGCAGTCGCGAAGTCTGGCAGTGGTCCGCCATCGAAAGCGTCTGGGCTGACATAAAGTATGCACTACGGAGATTGTGCAAGAGCCCAGGATTCACAATTACCGCGTTGCTGACTCTGGCACTAGGGATTGGGGCAAACACAGGAATTTTTACATTATTAGACACCGTACTGCTTAAGTCACTTCCTGTACCCCATCCCGAACAGCTCTTTCTCGTAAAGAAGAATGACCAAGCCGCCGAGAAGAGTCGCTTCTCTTATCCTCTTTTCGCCCGATTAGAGCAGCAATTGCCAAGCTCTTCTGACATCGCCGCAATGAGCTGGACCAATTCCATTTATATAGCCAATGGGAGCGAACCTCAGAATCGAGTGAACGGACAGCTTGTATCTGGTAACTATTTTCAAGTATTCGAGACACATCCAGCTTTAGGGAGATTGCTTACACGTGATGATGACAACGAATTGAGTGGTAGCCCCGTTGCCGTGCTCAGTTATGGGTACTGGCAACGCTCTTTTGCCAGTGACCCCACTGCGATTGGACGGAAAATCAGTATAAACGGTGTCCCATTCAGCATCGTGGGAGTGGCAGCACGAGGGTTCTTTGGAGCGCGTGAAGGCGCGGAACCTGATCTTTGGATGCCGCTAACAATGCAATCCGATATAAGGTACGCCGCTCATTACAGTAACGGCGCTTCTGCTGACATATCTAAACCCTGGATTCCACAAGAGAACATCCAATGGTTGCAGTTCGTCGTCCGCGTTAAGGATTCCTCCGTTGTTCCCGAGACGATAGCGGTGATGAATCAGCAATATTGGGAGGATCTCGAACTACAGAAACAAAGCGAACAAAGTCTTCAGCAGCGTCACGATTTGCCGAAACATCGGTTGGCGTTAGAGCCGGGGCAACAAGGTTTCGCAACCCTCAGGCGAGAGTTCAAGCAACCACTATTCTTGCTCATGGGAATGGCGGCGATGGTGTTGTTGATTGCCTGTGCTAACATTGCAAATCTCCTTTTGACGAGGGCAGCAGCAAACGAGCGTGCCGTTGCCGTGCAGCTTTCGATGGGTGCAAGCCGAGGACGTCTGATTCGACAGGTATTAACCGAATGCCTGCTGCTGTCAACGTGTGGTGGCATTTTAGGGATTGCGGTGGCATTTTGGTGTACCCATGTACTGCCGAAATGGGCATCAACGGGTGCTACATCTCCCCATTGGTGA